Proteins co-encoded in one Ananas comosus cultivar F153 linkage group 15, ASM154086v1, whole genome shotgun sequence genomic window:
- the LOC109721797 gene encoding T-complex protein 1 subunit theta-like translates to MVFPMQPYGIQAMLKEGHKHLSGLDEAVLKNIDACKELSVITRTSLGPNGMNKMVINHLDKLFVTNDAATIVNELEVQHPAAKILVLASKAQQEEIGDGANLTISFAGELLEKAEELIRMGLHPSEIISGYIKAINKTVELLDDLVEEGSETMDVRNKDEVVLRMRAAVASKQYGQEDILCPLIADACIQVCPKNPANFNVDNVRVAKLLGGGLHNCTVVRGMVLKNDTIGSIKRVEKAKIAVFAGGVDTSATETKGTVLIQNAEQLENYAKSEEAKVEELIKAVADSGANVVVSGAAVGDMALHFCERYKLMVLKISSKFELRRFCRTTGAVALLKLSQPNPDELGYADSISVEEIGGVRVTIVKNEEGGNSVSTVVLRGSTDSILDDLERAVDDGVNTYKAMCRDSRIIPGAAAAEIELARKLNEFSLKETGLDKFAIAKFAESFEMVPRTLAENAGLNAMEIISSLYAEHAAGNTKVGIDLEEGTCKDVSTMKIWDLYVTKFFALKYAADAACTVLRVDQIIMAKPAGGPRRDQPAGMDED, encoded by the exons ATGGTTTTTCCGATGCAGCCGTACGGGATCCAGGCGATGCTCAAGGAAGGGCACAAGCACCTCTCCGGGCTCGACGAGGCCGTCCTCAAGAACATAGACGCTTGCAAGGAGCTCTCCGTTATCACGCGCACCTCCCTCGGCCCCAATG ggATGAACAAAATGGTAATAAATCATTTGGACAAGCTCTTTGTGACAAATGATGCCGCAACGATTGTGAATGAACTTGAAGTCCAGCATCCTGCTGCCAAGATCTTGGTGCTGGCCAGCAAGGCCCAGCAAGAGGAGATTGGCGATGGGGCTAATCTTACAATTTCTTTCGCTGGGGAGCTACTTGAAAAAGCGGAGGAGCTTATTAGGATGGGGCTGCATCCAAGTGAAATCATCAGCGGCTATATCAAGGCCATtaataag ACAGTGGAACTTTTAGATGATTTGGTAGAGGAAGGGTCGGAAACCATGGATGTGAGGAATAAGGATGAAGTTGTTTTACGAATGAGAGCTGCTGTTGCTAGCAAGCAATATGGACAGGAAGATATATTGTGCCCTCTCATTGCTGAT GCATGCATTCAAGTCTGTCCGAAAAATCCTGCGAACTTCAATGTGGACAATGTTCGAGTTGCAAAGCTACTTGGAGGTGGCCTACACAACTGTACAGTTGTCCGGGGTATGGTTTTGAAAAATGATACCATTGGGAGTATTAAAAGGGTGGAGAAGGCAaag ATTGCTGTCTTTGCTGGAGGTGTTGATACATCAGCAACAGAAACCAAGGGAACTGTTCTTATTCAAAATGCTGAGCAG CTAGAGAATTATGCGAAATCTGAGGAAGCTAAGGTTGAGGAGCTTATTAAAGCTGTTGCTGATTCAGGTGCCAATGTGGTTGTGAGTGGAGCAGCTGTTGGTGATATGGCATTACATTTCTGTGAGCGTTATAA GCTCATGGTGCTGAAAATCAGCTCAAAGTTTGAATTAAGAAGGTTCTGCCGTACAACCGGTGCTGTTGCTCTT CTTAAACTTAGCCAACCAAATCCGGATGAGCTTGGGTATGCCGACTCTATTTCAGTGGAGGAAATTGGTGGTGTTCGG GTTACTATAGTGAAAAATGAGGAAGGTGGAAACTCAGTTTCTACAGTTGTTTTACGAGGTAGCACTGACAGTATATTAGATGACCTTGAGAGGGCCGTTGACGATGGTGTTAATACTTACAAG GCAATGTGCAGAGATAGCCGGATAATTCCTGGGGCTGCTGCAGCAGAAATTGAATTAGCTAGGAAGTTAAATGAGTTTTCCCTCAAGGAAACAGG ATTGGATAAGTTTGCCATTGCAAAATTTGCTGAAAGCTTCGAAATGGTGCCAAGGACCCTTGCTGAAAATGCTGGACTTAATGCCATGGAAATAATTTCATCCTTGTATGCTGAACATGCCGCTGGAAATACAAAAGTTGGAATTGATTTGGAGGAAGGTACTTGTAAGGATGTTTCAACCATGAAAATCTGGGATCTCTATGTCACCAA ATTCTTCGCACTAAAGtatgctgctgatgctgcttgTACTGTTCTGCGGGTCGATCAG ATCATAATGGCAAAACCAGCAGGTGGCCCAAGAAGAGATCAACCAGCTGGAATGGATGAGGATTAG
- the LOC109721533 gene encoding photosynthetic NDH subunit of subcomplex B 2, chloroplastic gives MNETAVNVWRVKRSHPSSMASLLSLRLPNPKPNFSVRASSSSSSPTSAAAAAAAAAAATTIPAQSPSPPQAQQALEETFGRKGIKFAESGGVPTVELSVRNGSSLHLRIPDGLITSYKPKVYWKDDGFTEVLHTVSTADLGAPPPSVRGGLGLVLNAASEPAKGGSSWSASEWAVKDADSDSFDAVQVELSSTNADGSLDVTYVVSLYPVSMATAVIVKNVGTRAVSLTSAILSHIKFHARRHSAIQGLRGCSYCAHPPPASSFGLLSPSDAMQPDPPSWFSFPGSSPSERTENSWSVEEDLYTLLRGKFSRVYAPPPEERLKRIYSTPPSKYTTIDQVSGLGFRVIRMGYEDIYLCSPGSFSQRVGKGYFICTGPASVLVPVVLNPGEEWRGAQVIEHDNL, from the exons ATGAACGAAACAGCCGTGAATGTGTGGAGGGTGAAGAGGAGTCATCCATCATCCATggcctctctcctctctctccgcCTCCCCAACCCAAAGCCCAACTTCTCCGTCagagcctcctcctcctcctcctctcccacctccgccgccgccgcagccgcagccgcagcagcagcaacaacaattCCCGCTCAGTCTCCGTCTCCTCCCCAGGCCCAGCAGGCTCTGGAGGAGACGTTCGGCCGGAAGGGAATCAAGTTTGCGGAATCCGGTGGGGTCCCAACCGTTGAGCTGTCGGTGCGGAATGGGAGCTCTCTGCATCTCCGCATACCGGACGGCCTGATCACGTCTTACAAGCCCAAGGTGTACTGGAAGGACGACGGGTTCACGGAGGTGCTTCACACGGTCTCCACGGCCGATCTCGGCGCTCCTCCTCCATCAGTGAGAGGCGGGTTGGGTTTAGTTCTCAATGCCGCATCGGAGCCGGCCAAGGGTGGCTCTTCTTGGTCCGCTTCAGAGTGGGCCGTGAAGGACGCCGACTCCGACTCCTTTGATGCTGTTCAG GTCGAGTTGAGCAGCACGAACGCCGACGGCTCTCTCGATGTAACGTACGTCGTCTCCCTCTATCCCGTAAGCATGGCAACTGCGGTCATAGTGAAGAATGTGGGAACACGAGCAGTAAGCTTAACCAGCGCTATACTGAGCCATATCAAGTTTCATGCCCGGCGCCACTCCGCAATCCAAGGCCTTAGAGGCTGCTCGTACTGTGCTCACCCACCCCCGGCTTCCTCGTTCGGTCTGTTATCTCCTTCGGACGCCATGCAGCCTGACCCTCCCAGTTGGTTTTCTTTCCCGGGTTCTTCACCTAGTGAGCGAACAGAGAACTCTTGGTCTGTCGAAGAAGATTTATATACATTATTGAGAGGAAAGTTTAGCCGAGTTTATGCACCGCCTCCGGAAGAGAGATTGAAGCGCATCTATAGTACTCCCCCTTCTAAATATACCACCATTGATCAG GTAAGTGGCCTTGGATTCAGGGTGATAAGAATGGGGTATGAGGATATATACTTATGTAGCCCCGGCTCTTTCTCGCAAAGGGTCGGGAAGGGATACTTCATCTGCACCGGCCCTGCTTCCGTGCTCGTACCTGTGGTTCTAAACCCGGGAGAGGAATGGAGAGGGGCGCAGGTTATCGAACACGATAATTTGTAA
- the LOC109721531 gene encoding uncharacterized protein LOC109721531, with amino-acid sequence MGRSLSPLLRQELANLGKDADSRRSAMKALKSYAKDLDSKAIPHFLAEVSDTKGSLSSSGECTISLYEVLARVHGRNIVPQVENIMSTIMNTLSSSGGSFPLHQACSKVVPAIARYAIDPSTPDDEKTRIISSLCKPLCDSLMSPQETAASGAALCLKALVESNNWKFASDNMVNEVCLKVAGAMQEKVTQSNAHMGLVMALVKHNGLIAEAYARSLVRSGLQILSAGDAESNSQKRLSAIQMINFLMKFVDPRSVSSELGKVVDVMEQCQNDRMPFVRGAAFEASQTARSIAAQKGSRYEIGSSPIMNSNLLKRREKSPWRSPQGAGNTDVGSYCSPAEFPSPESQTIDSCVNHDVFTDSPMSVGQSSCCFGHSRRTNRRLWNNDIAGVDVSLKDGLFLRACSETNNSDIGQLGNGQLNEANREHSESFSGFLHANSNVAVTRDNNPSPQRSRQQVSIDDIKIYATPRKLIRSLQNSSDANNEDLENKCTGELTGSSAVEWNSMVESIGDCQSHCANCKAEMKNNFENGGIVSNQGSIRDSELVQDGNESVSSTGEIPGNSACGVPCEVYSEVMNVSTTKRAKGSRYYKAVLSFVWSIPLVFLAMIVLSIRIDNEEPLFDLVPT; translated from the exons ATGGGTAGGAGTCTGAGCCCATTACTCCGCCAAGAGCTGGCGAACCTTGGCAAGGATGCCGACAGCCGCAGATCGGCCATGAAGGCATTAAAGTCTTATGCCAAGGACTTGGACTCCAAGGCCATTCCTCACTTTCTTGCTGAGGTCTCCGACACTAAAGGCTCCTTATCTTCCTCAGGAGAGTGCACCATCTCTCTATACGAAGTCTTAGCGAGAGTTCACGGCCGCAACATTGTACCGCAGGTTGAGAATATCATGTCGACAATCATGAACACCTTATCCTCGAGCGGGGGATCCTTTCCCCTCCACCAGGCTTGCTCTAAAGTAGTCCCTGCTATCGCTCGCTACGCCATTGATCCTTCAACTCCCGACGATGAGAAGACCAGGATAATTTCCTCCCTTTGCAAGCCTTTGTGCGATTCTCTGATGAGCCCGCAGGAGACCGCCGCCTCGGGGGCTGCTCTTTGCCTCAAAGCTCTCGTGGAATCTAACAACTGGAAGTTTGCTTCTGATAATATGGTTAATGAGGTCTGCTTGAAAGTGGCAGGGGCTATGCAGGAGAAGGTGACTCAGTCGAATGCCCACATGGGTCTGGTCATGGCTTTGGTGAAGCATAATGGTTTGATCGCTGAGGCTTATGCGAGGTCTCTGGTGAGATCTGGGTTGCAGATTTTATCTGCTGGTGATGCTGAAAGCAACTCCCAGAAGCGGTTATCGGCCATTCAGATGATTAATTTCTTGATGAAATTTGTCGACCCAAGGAGCGTTTCGTCTGAGCTTGGTAAAGTGGTGGATGTTATGGAGCAATGCCAGAACGATCGCATGCCATTTGTTAGAGGCGCAGCATTTGAGGCGTCACAGACCGCAAGATCTATAGCAGCTCAGAAAGGGTCTAGATATGAAATTGGTTCAAGCCCTATCATGAACTCGAACTTGCttaagagaagagaaaagagtcCATGGAGGAGCCCGCAGGGTGCTGGTAATACAGATGTTGGTTCCTATTGTTCTCCTGCTGAATTTCCTTCTCCAGAGTCGCAGACTATTGATTCTTGTGTTAACCATGACGTGTTCACTGACTCACCGATGTCAGTCGGGCAATCTTCTTGTTGCTTTGGGCACAGTAGGCGTACTAACAGGAGATTGTGGAATAATGATATTGCCGGTGTTGATGTCTCTTTAAAGGATGGCTTGTTTCTCAGAGCCTGCTCAGAAACAAACAACAGTGATATTGGACAATTGGGTAACGGTCAGCTAAATGAAGCCAATAGAGAGCATTCAGAGTCATTCTCTGGATTTCTTCATGCCAATTCCAATGTTGCTGTGACAAGAGATAATAACCCGAGTCCCCAG AGGTCTCGTCAGCAGGTTAGCATTGAtgacataaaaatatatgcaaCTCCCCGGAAGCTCATCCGATCTCTTCAGAATTCAAGTGATGCCAACAATGAGGACCTTGAGAATAAATGCACTGGGGAGCTTACAGGGTCAAGTGCTGTGGAATGGAATTCAATGGTGGAATCAATTGGAGATTGTCAATCTCATTGTGCAAACTGCAAGGCTGAAATGAAAAATAACTTCGAAAATGGTGGAATTGTCAGCAATCAAGGCAGTATAAGGGATAGCGAACTTGTCCAAGACGGCAATGAATCAGTTTCTTCTACAGGTGAAATCCCTGGAAACAGTGCTTGCGGAGTACCATGTGAAGTTTATTCTGAAGTGATGAATGTTTCAACGACGAAGAGAGCTAAAGGGAGTAGATATTACAAAGCAGTTCTGAGTTTTGTTTGGAGCATACCCTTGGTTTTTCTGGCCATGATTGTTCTGTCTATTAGGATCGACAATGAAGAGCCTTTGTTTGATCTAGTGCCAACTTGA